The Lactobacillus sp. ESL0680 DNA segment ATGACTACATTCGTATTCTACAAAGTATAAATAAAACACACGACCTCGATAAAATATCGAAATCGTGTGTTACTAACAATCCAAAATATCTATTCCAATTCTTGCCATTCTTTTCGAGAAATTAAATACATCAATAGCGGCAAAATTACAAAACCAAAGGCAACTGCTAAAATTGCATACCAATTAATCCCCACAACTTGACCATTCACAATCGTACCGAATTGGACCCGCCAGTTATATTCAATTAACATAAAAATCACGATGATAACGGACAAGACCGACGCAACAACATCAGTCAAAAAGTTCTTATTGGCTGGCAAAACTTTTTCTTTAGTCCGACCACGATAAAACTGAATAACCGAAATCGGCACTACCGCGAATTCCAAAAATCTAACGATTGATCCCAAAGTAACCAAATTGGTCAAATCATATTGAAAGGCCATTGGAATCAAGGTTGTGATTGCCGCTGAAATAAAAAACGTCCTAATTGGGAAGTTGCGCTTGGTTCTCTTAGTCAACTTCGTTGATAATTGATGCTCGCGTGCCATTGCTTCCAGAAAACGCGGTGCACTAAAGCTATAAGCGAAATTAATGCCCAGCATTGAGATTACTGCCCCTGCCAGAATGATATTATTTAACAGCGGATTAGCAAAAATTGTTGCTAACGCCACAACCTGATCTGTTTTCATTAACGCACTTGGATTAAGCAGCATTGCCACTGCCAAAACGCCAATATAAATAAAAGCAATTAAGATCACGGCTAGTGGAATAGCCCGTGGCAAGTTTTTCTCAGGTTCTTCCATATCTTCAGCACCAGAAGCTACCGCTTCAAAGCCTGAGAAGGCATACAGTGCCGAAACAACTGCCATCATAAACGTGCTGATTGTCACTGTCGGGACAATTGCTTTGCCACCCTCACGAATTCGGTCAACAGCACTTAAATCATAGTGGCTGCCGGCAGTCATTAAAATAATTGCTCCGGCTACAATTAAAACAACTAACGATAAAGTCTTACAAATAGTTGATAAATTCATAACATATTTTGTTATTCGTTGACCAAACAGATTAACAATTAAGTCTAGCAGCATTAATAGCAACAATCCAATAGTAATTGTCGTAAAACGATTGGGATTACCACCCAAAATCGCAATAACTGCCTTAACAATCCCGACTGAACTCGTACACCAGACGGCATCATTAGCAAAATAGCAGGTAACACCAATATAAAAGCCAAATTTATTACCAAATGCGGCTTTAGCGTAAGCATAGGAGGAGCCGGATTTATTAACATATTTTGATGCTGATGCAAATGGCAGTGCCAATACAGCTGCAAAAATTGCAGCTAATAGGTAAACGAGCAGTGACTTGCTGCCCACCTGTCTAACTACTGTGCCGGGTGTCAAAAAGATTCCCGACCCGATAATCAAGTTAATTGTTAAAAATACGATCGCCATAAACCCTAGTTTATCGCTCGCTTGCTTACGCTTGTTCATTTCTTTACCCCATTTCTTCAGTGTATTATTAACATTATATTAAATTATTAAAATTAAAGCTAGCAAAATATAAAATTTTATTATATAAATTTATTTTTGCTCATAAAGATAGTTTTATATATACTTAAACAGCAAAAAAACTGACCTACTTCAACAGTAAGTCAGTTTTTTAATTATTAATAATTACAGACCGTTTTCGCTCATTTGCTTCAAAGTCAAATCAAGGTGCTCAAGCACTCTATCCTTGCCTAACAATTCCATGGCCTCGCCCACTCCAGGACCAACCATTGATCTAGTTGTCGCAATCCGAATTGGCATAAACAAGCGTCTACCTTTAATTCCAGTTTCACGACGTGTTGCCTGCACTGCATTCATAATTTGTGGTGCTGTAAAGCGCGGAATTAAATTAAGTTGCTTCTTAAATTCTTCAATTACCGGACGAGCTTCATCCTTGCGAATTTCATCAATTTCTTCGTCACTTAAATCTTTAGGTGCAGCGAAGAAAATTTTAGCCAAATCAACAATCTGCTTAGTGTAAGACATTTGGACTGAGTAAATGTTAACTAGTTGCCGAACCCATTCCATCTTTTCTGGTGTTGGGTCTTGTTCAACTAGACCTGCTTCTTGCAAGTTGTTCAATGCAAGATCTAGCAAGGTATCACGGTCAGCCTGCTTGATGTACTGGTTGTTAATCCATTCCAACTTCTTTTGGTCAAAAGTAGCTGGGGACTTTGATAACCTCTCTGGATCAAATTGTTTAATCAACTCACGTTGGTTAAAGATTTCATTTTCACCACCGGGTGACCAGCCAAGCAAAGTAATGAAGTTGAACATCGCATCTGGCAAGTAGCCAAGGTCACGATATTGTTCAATAAATTGCAATACTGATTCATCACGCTTAGATAATTTCTTACCCGTATCAGCACTGATAATCAAGGTCATATGACCAAACTTCGGTGGTTCCCAGCCAAGAGCTTGGTAAACAGCCAATTGCTTAGGTGTGTTTGAAATATGGTCATCCCCACGCAGAACGTGTGTAATTTCCATCAAGTGGTCATCAATAACAACCGCGAAGTTGTAAGTTGGCATCCCATCGCGCTTTTGAATAACAAAGTCGCCGCCGATTGTATCAGATTCAAAGCTTAAGTGACCCTTAACAATGTCATCCCAAGCATAAGTAACCATTTCTGGAATGTGAATTCGAACAACTGGAGTTAAGCCTTTAGCTTCGGCATCGGCTTGTGCCTGCTTGATTTCATCAGCAGTCATTCCCTCATATTCGTAAGTATAATGAGGGGCAATACCCATTGCTCGTTGTTCTTCACGTTGTTCTTCCAGCTCTTCCTCAGTCTTGTATGAGTAATAAGCCTTACCTTCATCAATTAACTGCTTGATGTACTTATTGTAAATATCTTTACGTTCTGATTGACGATAAGGACCGTAATCGCCGCCCTTATCAGGACCTTCATCCCAGTCAATGCCCAACCAGTGCAAGTTCTCCATTTGGGAACGCGCACCACCTTCGACATTACGTTTCAAGTCAGTGTCTTCAATTCGTAAAACTAAAGTTCCCTTAGTATGCCGCGCAAACAAATAATTAAACAGCGCGGTCCGTGCATTACCAATGTGTAAGTGTCCCGTTGGACTTGGGGCATATCTTACACGAATTTTTTGTTTTGCCAAAATTCATGCCTCTTTCAAAATAGTAAATTCAAACAATTTTAGTTTACCCGTAATAGCAAAAAAGTTCAATCTTTCCTAGCCTAAAACCAGTTTTAATGCTTGGGCAATACTAGAAACAGGAATTACTTCAATCCCTAAATTCTTTAAACTAGCCTGCATATTGTGCCGTGGAATAAAAATTCGCTTGAAGCCAACCTTAGCAGCTTCTTTAATTCGAACCTCAATTTTATTAACTCGGCGCACTTCACCGGTCAAACCAACTTCACCAACAAAACAATCAGTTGGCAAAATTTCTTGGTTTTTATAACTAGAAGCAATTGCCATCACGACTGCTAGATCAACAGCAGGTTCATTCAAGCGAATCCCGCCAGTTGCGGTCAAGTATACATCCTGATTCTGCAGCATTAAGTTGCCCCGCTTCTCCAGAACTGCCAATAACAGTGACGCA contains these protein-coding regions:
- a CDS encoding APC family permease, with the protein product MNKRKQASDKLGFMAIVFLTINLIIGSGIFLTPGTVVRQVGSKSLLVYLLAAIFAAVLALPFASASKYVNKSGSSYAYAKAAFGNKFGFYIGVTCYFANDAVWCTSSVGIVKAVIAILGGNPNRFTTITIGLLLLMLLDLIVNLFGQRITKYVMNLSTICKTLSLVVLIVAGAIILMTAGSHYDLSAVDRIREGGKAIVPTVTISTFMMAVVSALYAFSGFEAVASGAEDMEEPEKNLPRAIPLAVILIAFIYIGVLAVAMLLNPSALMKTDQVVALATIFANPLLNNIILAGAVISMLGINFAYSFSAPRFLEAMAREHQLSTKLTKRTKRNFPIRTFFISAAITTLIPMAFQYDLTNLVTLGSIVRFLEFAVVPISVIQFYRGRTKEKVLPANKNFLTDVVASVLSVIIVIFMLIEYNWRVQFGTIVNGQVVGINWYAILAVAFGFVILPLLMYLISRKEWQELE
- the gltX gene encoding glutamate--tRNA ligase, whose amino-acid sequence is MAKQKIRVRYAPSPTGHLHIGNARTALFNYLFARHTKGTLVLRIEDTDLKRNVEGGARSQMENLHWLGIDWDEGPDKGGDYGPYRQSERKDIYNKYIKQLIDEGKAYYSYKTEEELEEQREEQRAMGIAPHYTYEYEGMTADEIKQAQADAEAKGLTPVVRIHIPEMVTYAWDDIVKGHLSFESDTIGGDFVIQKRDGMPTYNFAVVIDDHLMEITHVLRGDDHISNTPKQLAVYQALGWEPPKFGHMTLIISADTGKKLSKRDESVLQFIEQYRDLGYLPDAMFNFITLLGWSPGGENEIFNQRELIKQFDPERLSKSPATFDQKKLEWINNQYIKQADRDTLLDLALNNLQEAGLVEQDPTPEKMEWVRQLVNIYSVQMSYTKQIVDLAKIFFAAPKDLSDEEIDEIRKDEARPVIEEFKKQLNLIPRFTAPQIMNAVQATRRETGIKGRRLFMPIRIATTRSMVGPGVGEAMELLGKDRVLEHLDLTLKQMSENGL